Proteins encoded in a region of the Canis lupus familiaris isolate Mischka breed German Shepherd chromosome 1, alternate assembly UU_Cfam_GSD_1.0, whole genome shotgun sequence genome:
- the LGI4 gene encoding leucine-rich repeat LGI family member 4 isoform X1, whose protein sequence is MGGAGVLLLLLAGAGAWRPPKGKCPLSCSCSKDSALCEGSPDLPDSFSPTLLSLMERKDIQGWGGVPVSPRQETALGRDRSIGVVFSSVPSSLVRTGVTQLKAGSFLRVPTLHLLLFTSNSFSVIEDDAFAGLSHLRYLFIEDNEIGSISKNALRGLRSLTHLSLANNNLETLPRFLFRGLETLTHVDLRGNPFQCDCRVLWLLQWMPTVNASVGTGACAGPTALAHMQLRHLDPKTFKCRAIELSWFQTVGESALGVESFSYQGEPHMVLAQPFAGRCLILAWDYSLQRFRPEEELSAPSVVSCKPLVLGPRLFVLAARLWGGSQLWARPGPGLRLVPTQALAPRRLLRPNDAELLWLDGQPCFVVADASKAGSTTLLCQDGPGFYPRQSLHAWHRDTDAEALELDGRPHLLLASASQRPVLFHWLGGRFERRTDIPEAEDVYATRHFQAGGDVFLCLTRYIGDSMVMRWDGSMFRLLQQLPSRGAHVFQPLLIARDQLAILGSDFAFSQVFRLEPDKGLLEPLQELGPPALVAPRAFAHVTMAGRRFLFAACFKGPTQIYQHHELDLSA, encoded by the exons ATGGGAGGGGCGGgcgtgctgctgctgctgctggccggGGCCGGCGCCTGGAGGCCCCCCAAGGGAAAGTgccccctgagctgctcctgcTCCAAGGACAGCGCCCTGTGCGAGGGCTCTCCGGACCTGCCCGACAGCTTCTCCCCGACGCTGCTGTCACT GATGGAAAGGAAAGACATCCAGGGTTGGGGCGGCGTGCCAGTGTCCCCCAGACAGGAGACGGCTCTGGGGCGGGACCGGAGCATTGGGGTGGTTTTCTCCTCCGTCCCCAGCTCACTCGTGAGGACTGGAGTCACCCAGCTGAAGGCCGGCAGCTTCCTGAGGGTGCCCACCCTACACCTGCT CCTCTTCACATCCAACTCCTTCTCGGTGATTGAGGACGATGCCTTTGCGGGTCTGTCCCACCTGCGGTACCT CTTCATTGAGGACAATGAGATTGGCTCCATCTCTAAGAACGCGCTCAGAGGACTTCGCTCACTCACACACCT gAGCCTGGCCAATAATAATCTCGAGACCCTCCCCAGATTCCTGTTCCGAGGCCTGGAGACCCTAACTCATGT GGACCTCCGCGGGAACCCGTTCCAGTGTGACTGCCGTGTCCTCTGGCTGCTGCAGTGGATGCCCACCGTGAATGCCAGCGTGGGGACCGGGGCCTGCGCCGGCCCCACCGCTCTGGCCCACATGCAGCTCCGCCACCTGGACCCCAAGACGTTCAAGTGCAGAGCCATAG AGCTGTCCTGGTTCCAGACGGTCGGGGAGTCGGCGCTGGGCGTGGAGTCTTTCTCCTACCAGGGGGAGCCCCACATGGTCCTGGCACAGCCCTTTGCCGGCCGCTGCTTGATCCTGGCCTGGGACTACAGCCTGCAGCGCTTCCGGCCCGAGGAAGAGCTGTCCG CGCCCTCCGTGGTGTCCTGCAAGCCGCTGGTCCTGGGCCCGCGCCTCTTCGTGCTGGCCGCCCGCCTGTGGGGGGGCTCCCAGCTgtgggcccggcccggccccggcctgCGCCTGGTGCCCACCCAAGCCCTGGCCCCGCGGCGGCTGCTGCGGCCCAATGACGCCGAGCTCCTGTGGCTGGACGGGCAGCCCTGCTTCGTGGTGGCCGACGCCTCCAAGGCGGGCAGCACCACGCTGCTGTGCCAGGACGGGCCCGGCTTCTACCCCCGCCAGAGCCTGCACGCCTGGCACCGGGACACGGACGCCGAGGCCCTGGAGCTGGACGGCCGGCCGCACCTGCTGCTGGCCTCCGCCTCGCAGCGGCCCGTGCTCTTCCACTGGCTCGGGGGCCGCTTCGAGAGGCGCACGGACATCCCCGAGGCCGAGGACGTCTATGCCACGCGCCACTTCCAGGCTGGCGGGGACGTGTTCCTGTGCCTGACGCGCTACATCGGGGACTCCATG GTCATGCGCTGGGACGGCTCCATGTTCCGCCTGCTGCAGCAACTTCCCTCGCGAGGTGCCCACGTCTTCCAGCCCCTGCTCATCGCCAGGGACCAGCTGGCCATCCTGGGCAGCGACTTCGCCTTCAGCCAGGTCTTCCGCCtcgagcctgacaaggggctcctGGAGCCACTGCAGGAGCTGGGGCCCCCAGCCTTGGTGGCCCCTCGCGCCTTCGCTCACGTCACCATGGCCGGCAGACGCTTCCTCTTCGCCGCTTGCTTCAAGGGCCCCACACAGATCTACCAGCATCACGAGCTAGACCTGAGCGCCTGA
- the LGI4 gene encoding leucine-rich repeat LGI family member 4 isoform X2, whose amino-acid sequence MGGAGVLLLLLAGAGAWRPPKGKCPLSCSCSKDSALCEGSPDLPDSFSPTLLSLSLVRTGVTQLKAGSFLRVPTLHLLLFTSNSFSVIEDDAFAGLSHLRYLFIEDNEIGSISKNALRGLRSLTHLSLANNNLETLPRFLFRGLETLTHVDLRGNPFQCDCRVLWLLQWMPTVNASVGTGACAGPTALAHMQLRHLDPKTFKCRAIELSWFQTVGESALGVESFSYQGEPHMVLAQPFAGRCLILAWDYSLQRFRPEEELSAPSVVSCKPLVLGPRLFVLAARLWGGSQLWARPGPGLRLVPTQALAPRRLLRPNDAELLWLDGQPCFVVADASKAGSTTLLCQDGPGFYPRQSLHAWHRDTDAEALELDGRPHLLLASASQRPVLFHWLGGRFERRTDIPEAEDVYATRHFQAGGDVFLCLTRYIGDSMVMRWDGSMFRLLQQLPSRGAHVFQPLLIARDQLAILGSDFAFSQVFRLEPDKGLLEPLQELGPPALVAPRAFAHVTMAGRRFLFAACFKGPTQIYQHHELDLSA is encoded by the exons ATGGGAGGGGCGGgcgtgctgctgctgctgctggccggGGCCGGCGCCTGGAGGCCCCCCAAGGGAAAGTgccccctgagctgctcctgcTCCAAGGACAGCGCCCTGTGCGAGGGCTCTCCGGACCTGCCCGACAGCTTCTCCCCGACGCTGCTGTCACT CTCACTCGTGAGGACTGGAGTCACCCAGCTGAAGGCCGGCAGCTTCCTGAGGGTGCCCACCCTACACCTGCT CCTCTTCACATCCAACTCCTTCTCGGTGATTGAGGACGATGCCTTTGCGGGTCTGTCCCACCTGCGGTACCT CTTCATTGAGGACAATGAGATTGGCTCCATCTCTAAGAACGCGCTCAGAGGACTTCGCTCACTCACACACCT gAGCCTGGCCAATAATAATCTCGAGACCCTCCCCAGATTCCTGTTCCGAGGCCTGGAGACCCTAACTCATGT GGACCTCCGCGGGAACCCGTTCCAGTGTGACTGCCGTGTCCTCTGGCTGCTGCAGTGGATGCCCACCGTGAATGCCAGCGTGGGGACCGGGGCCTGCGCCGGCCCCACCGCTCTGGCCCACATGCAGCTCCGCCACCTGGACCCCAAGACGTTCAAGTGCAGAGCCATAG AGCTGTCCTGGTTCCAGACGGTCGGGGAGTCGGCGCTGGGCGTGGAGTCTTTCTCCTACCAGGGGGAGCCCCACATGGTCCTGGCACAGCCCTTTGCCGGCCGCTGCTTGATCCTGGCCTGGGACTACAGCCTGCAGCGCTTCCGGCCCGAGGAAGAGCTGTCCG CGCCCTCCGTGGTGTCCTGCAAGCCGCTGGTCCTGGGCCCGCGCCTCTTCGTGCTGGCCGCCCGCCTGTGGGGGGGCTCCCAGCTgtgggcccggcccggccccggcctgCGCCTGGTGCCCACCCAAGCCCTGGCCCCGCGGCGGCTGCTGCGGCCCAATGACGCCGAGCTCCTGTGGCTGGACGGGCAGCCCTGCTTCGTGGTGGCCGACGCCTCCAAGGCGGGCAGCACCACGCTGCTGTGCCAGGACGGGCCCGGCTTCTACCCCCGCCAGAGCCTGCACGCCTGGCACCGGGACACGGACGCCGAGGCCCTGGAGCTGGACGGCCGGCCGCACCTGCTGCTGGCCTCCGCCTCGCAGCGGCCCGTGCTCTTCCACTGGCTCGGGGGCCGCTTCGAGAGGCGCACGGACATCCCCGAGGCCGAGGACGTCTATGCCACGCGCCACTTCCAGGCTGGCGGGGACGTGTTCCTGTGCCTGACGCGCTACATCGGGGACTCCATG GTCATGCGCTGGGACGGCTCCATGTTCCGCCTGCTGCAGCAACTTCCCTCGCGAGGTGCCCACGTCTTCCAGCCCCTGCTCATCGCCAGGGACCAGCTGGCCATCCTGGGCAGCGACTTCGCCTTCAGCCAGGTCTTCCGCCtcgagcctgacaaggggctcctGGAGCCACTGCAGGAGCTGGGGCCCCCAGCCTTGGTGGCCCCTCGCGCCTTCGCTCACGTCACCATGGCCGGCAGACGCTTCCTCTTCGCCGCTTGCTTCAAGGGCCCCACACAGATCTACCAGCATCACGAGCTAGACCTGAGCGCCTGA
- the FXYD3 gene encoding FXYD domain-containing ion transport regulator 3 isoform X2, translated as MQEVALSLLIFLAAGLPALEANDPEDKDSPFYYDWQRLRIGGLICAAVLCTIGIIVLMSGKCKCKFSQKPSHHPGDAPPLITPGSAQNC; from the exons ATGCAAGAGGTGGCCCTGAGTCTGCTCATCTTCCTGGCAG CAGGCCTGCCTGCCCTGGAGGCCAACGACCCAGAAG aTAAAGACAGTCCTTTCTACTATG ACTGGCAGAGGCTCCGGATCGGGGGGCTCATCTGTGCCGCGGTTCTGTGCACCATCGGCATCATTGTCCTCATGA GTGGGAAATGCAAATGCAAGTTCAGCCAGAAGCCCAG CCACCATCCGGGGGACGCCCCACCTCTCATCACTCCAG GCTCTGCCCAGAACTGCTGA
- the FXYD3 gene encoding FXYD domain-containing ion transport regulator 3 isoform X3: MQEVALSLLIFLAGLPALEANDPEDKDSPFYYDWQRLRIGGLICAAVLCTIGIIVLMSGKCKCKFSQKPSHHPGDAPPLITPGSAQNC, encoded by the exons ATGCAAGAGGTGGCCCTGAGTCTGCTCATCTTCCTGGCAG GCCTGCCTGCCCTGGAGGCCAACGACCCAGAAG aTAAAGACAGTCCTTTCTACTATG ACTGGCAGAGGCTCCGGATCGGGGGGCTCATCTGTGCCGCGGTTCTGTGCACCATCGGCATCATTGTCCTCATGA GTGGGAAATGCAAATGCAAGTTCAGCCAGAAGCCCAG CCACCATCCGGGGGACGCCCCACCTCTCATCACTCCAG GCTCTGCCCAGAACTGCTGA
- the FXYD3 gene encoding FXYD domain-containing ion transport regulator 3 isoform X1 encodes MQEVALSLLIFLAGLPALEANDPEDKDSPFYYDWQRLRIGGLICAAVLCTIGIIVLMSEWGPWWLSWQGRAVGPLPPTVPSPPTGGKCKCKFSQKPSHHPGDAPPLITPGSAQNC; translated from the exons ATGCAAGAGGTGGCCCTGAGTCTGCTCATCTTCCTGGCAG GCCTGCCTGCCCTGGAGGCCAACGACCCAGAAG aTAAAGACAGTCCTTTCTACTATG ACTGGCAGAGGCTCCGGATCGGGGGGCTCATCTGTGCCGCGGTTCTGTGCACCATCGGCATCATTGTCCTCATGAGTGAGTGGGGACCCTGGTGGCTGAGCTggcagggcagggctgtgggTCCCCTCCCCCCAACCGTTCCTTCTCCCCCAACAGGTGGGAAATGCAAATGCAAGTTCAGCCAGAAGCCCAG CCACCATCCGGGGGACGCCCCACCTCTCATCACTCCAG GCTCTGCCCAGAACTGCTGA
- the HPN gene encoding serine protease hepsin isoform X2, producing the protein MVFDDTEGTWRLLCSSRSNARVAGLSCEEMGFLRALGHSELDVRTAGANGTSGFFCVDEGRLPLARRLLEVISVCDCPRGRFLATVCQDCGRRKLPVDRIVGGQDTSLGRWPWQVSLRYDGAHLCGGSLLSGDWVLTAAHCFPERNRVLSRWRVFAGAVAQASPHGLQLGVQAVVYHGGYLPFRDPNSEENSNDIALVHLSSPLPLTEYIQPVCLPAAGQALVDGKICTVTGWGNTQYYGQQAGVLQEARVPIISNELCNGPDFYANQIKPKMFCAGYPEGGIDACQGDSGGPFVCEDSISRTPRWRLCGIVSWGTGCALAQKPGVYTKVSDFREWIFQAIKTHSEASGMVTQL; encoded by the exons ATGGTGTTCGACGACACGGAGGGCACGTGGCGGCTGCTGTGCTCCTCGCGCTCCAACGCCAGGGTGGCGGGCCTGAGCTGCGAGGAGATGGGCTTCCTCAG ggccctgggccacTCGGAGCTGGACGTGCGGACGGCGGGCGCCAACGGCACGTCGGGCTTCTTCTGCGTGGACGAGGGGAGGCTGCCGCTGGCCCGGAGGCTGCTCGAGGTCATCTCCGTGTG TGACTGTCCCAGGGGCCGTTTCCTGGCTACCGTCTGCCAAG ATTGTGGCCGAAGGAAGCTGCCTGTGGATCGCATCGTTGGAGGCCAAGACACCAGCCTGGGCAGGTGGCCGTGGCAAGTCAGTCTTCGCTACGATGGAGCACACCTCTGTGGAGGGTCCCTGCTGTCAGGAGACTGGGTGCTGACAGCCGCCCACTGCTTCCCCGA GCGGAACCGGGTCCTGTCTCGGTGGCGAGTGTTTGCCGGCGCCGTGGCCCAGGCCTCACCCCATGGCCTGCAGCTGGGGGTGCAGGCAGTAGTCTACCACGGGGGCTACCTCCCCTTTCGAGACCCCAACAGTGAGGAAAACAGCAATGACATTGCCCTGGTCCACCTgtccagccccctgcccctcacaG AGTACATCCAGCCCGTGTGCCTCCCGGCGGCCGGCCAGGCCCTGGTGGACGGCAAGATCTGCACGGTGACCGGCTGGGGCAACACGCAGTACTACG GCCAACAGGCTGGGGTGCTCCAGGAGGCCCGAGTCCCCATCATCAGCAACGAGCTGTGCAACGGCCCCGACTTCTACGCGAACCAGATCAAGCCCAAGATGTTCTGTGCCGGCTACCCCGAGGGCGGCATCGATGCCTGCCAG GGCGACAGCGGCGGCCCCTTCGTGTGTGAGGACAGCATCTCTCGGACGCCACGTTGGCGGCTGTGTGGCATCGTGAGCTGGGGCACCGGCTGTGCCCTGGCCCAGAAGCCAGGTGTCTACACCAAAGTCAGTGACTTCCGGGAGTGGATCTTCCAGGCCATAAAG ACTCACTCCGAAGCCAGCGGCATGGTGACCCAGCTCTGA